The Mixta hanseatica genome includes a region encoding these proteins:
- a CDS encoding LacI family DNA-binding transcriptional regulator — MKQKAIRATISDVARVAKTGKTSVSRYLNGEQHALSLDLKQRIEQAIAALNYRPNQMARGLKRGRTRLIGLIIADITNPYSVDVLCGIEAACRARGFTLLVCNTNNEVDQEQHYLQLLSSYQVEGIVVNAVGMREDALNRLQQSLLPMVLIDRKIPEFSCDVVGLDNLQAATEATEHLVKNGYRALLFLSEPLGLVNTRLERLQAFRQCCARHETVIGENAEAALSDASAMDRIISDFYQRHAGQPAALLVANGALTLQVARAMRRLGLNWGQQIGLLGFDELEWAELAGDGITTLKQPTWQIGYAALERVIQRIEGEAMTIEEKTFRGELVIRGSSRPLL, encoded by the coding sequence ATGAAGCAAAAGGCTATACGCGCCACCATCAGCGACGTTGCCAGAGTGGCAAAAACCGGGAAAACCAGCGTTTCCCGTTACCTTAACGGCGAGCAGCATGCGCTCTCCCTGGATCTGAAACAGCGTATTGAGCAGGCGATCGCCGCGCTTAACTACCGCCCGAATCAAATGGCGCGCGGCCTGAAGCGCGGACGCACCCGCCTTATCGGCCTGATTATCGCCGATATCACTAATCCCTATTCGGTTGATGTGCTGTGCGGCATTGAAGCGGCCTGCCGCGCGCGCGGCTTTACGCTGCTGGTGTGTAACACCAATAACGAAGTGGACCAGGAGCAACATTATTTGCAGCTGCTCAGCAGCTACCAGGTGGAGGGCATCGTGGTAAACGCCGTTGGGATGCGTGAAGACGCGCTGAATCGGCTGCAGCAGTCACTGCTGCCGATGGTGCTGATCGACCGTAAAATCCCTGAGTTTTCCTGTGATGTCGTCGGGCTGGATAATCTCCAGGCGGCGACCGAGGCGACCGAGCATTTAGTGAAGAACGGCTACCGGGCGTTGCTGTTTCTCAGTGAGCCGCTTGGCCTGGTTAATACGCGTCTGGAGCGCCTGCAGGCTTTCCGCCAGTGTTGCGCACGCCACGAAACGGTGATCGGTGAAAATGCGGAGGCGGCGCTCAGCGACGCCAGCGCAATGGATCGCATTATCAGCGACTTTTACCAGCGTCACGCCGGCCAGCCTGCGGCGCTGCTGGTGGCCAACGGCGCGCTGACACTGCAGGTGGCGCGCGCCATGCGGCGGCTGGGTCTTAACTGGGGCCAGCAAATCGGCCTGCTGGGTTTTGATGAACTGGAGTGGGCGGAGCTGGCAGGCGACGGCATTACCACCCTTAAGCAGCCCACCTGGCAGATCGGCTATGCGGCGCTGGAGCGGGTGATCCAGCGTATTGAGGGCGAAGCCATGACGATTGAAGAAAAGACCTTTCGCGGCGAGTTAGTGATTCGCGGCTCCAGCCGTCCCCTGCTTTAA
- a CDS encoding OmpA family lipoprotein: MKKNIIALSLLLSGAVALSGCTTNPYTGESQAGKSGIGAGVGALVGAGVGVLSSSKKDRGKGALIGAASGAALGGGLGYYMDVQEAKLRDKMRGTGVSVTRNGDNIILNMPNNVTFDSSSSTLKPAGAQTLTGVAMVLKEYPKTAVNVVGYTDSTGTRALNMRLSQQRADSVASALIMQGVASNRVRTGGMGPDNPIASNSTEEGKAQNRRVEITLSPLS; this comes from the coding sequence ATGAAAAAAAACATTATTGCCTTGTCGCTATTATTGAGTGGCGCCGTCGCCCTTTCCGGCTGTACCACTAACCCTTATACCGGCGAGTCGCAGGCGGGTAAATCCGGTATCGGTGCAGGCGTGGGCGCGCTGGTTGGCGCAGGCGTCGGCGTACTTTCTTCATCGAAAAAAGATCGCGGCAAAGGCGCGCTGATCGGCGCGGCTTCCGGCGCGGCGCTGGGCGGCGGCCTGGGTTACTATATGGATGTGCAGGAAGCCAAGCTGCGTGACAAGATGCGCGGCACCGGCGTTAGCGTTACGCGCAACGGTGATAATATTATTCTGAATATGCCGAATAATGTTACCTTCGACAGCAGCAGCAGCACGCTAAAACCGGCTGGCGCGCAGACCCTGACCGGCGTGGCGATGGTACTGAAAGAGTATCCCAAAACCGCCGTTAACGTGGTCGGCTATACCGACAGCACCGGCACGCGCGCGCTGAATATGCGTCTGTCGCAGCAACGCGCCGATAGCGTTGCCAGCGCGCTGATTATGCAGGGCGTGGCCAGCAATCGCGTACGTACTGGCGGAATGGGCCCGGACAACCCGATCGCCTCCAACAGCACGGAAGAGGGCAAAGCGCAGAACCGCCGCGTAGAAATCACTCTCAGCCCGCTGTCATAA
- a CDS encoding DNA-3-methyladenine glycosylase I codes for MQRCGWVSTDPLYQRYHDHEWGNAQTQNSVLFEMLCLEGQQAGLSWITVLKKRENYRAAFHQFDPQAVALMDEADIDRLMLDSGLIRHRAKLNAIVANARAYLTMQENGEDFSHFIWSFVAGQPQINHFADGAEVPAQTATSLALSKALKKRGFKFVGSTICYAFMQACGLVNDHIITCFRHPVNQRY; via the coding sequence ATGCAACGATGTGGCTGGGTTTCGACCGATCCGCTTTATCAACGCTATCACGACCATGAGTGGGGCAATGCGCAAACGCAAAACAGCGTACTGTTTGAAATGCTCTGCCTGGAAGGCCAACAGGCGGGACTGTCGTGGATTACGGTACTGAAAAAACGGGAAAACTACCGCGCCGCTTTTCATCAGTTCGATCCGCAGGCGGTCGCGCTAATGGATGAGGCTGATATCGATCGTTTGATGTTAGACAGCGGCCTGATTCGCCATCGCGCTAAGCTCAACGCTATTGTTGCTAACGCGCGCGCGTATCTGACGATGCAGGAGAACGGTGAAGATTTTTCTCACTTTATTTGGTCATTCGTTGCCGGTCAGCCGCAAATCAATCATTTTGCCGACGGCGCAGAGGTGCCGGCACAGACGGCAACCTCGCTCGCCCTGTCGAAGGCGCTGAAAAAACGCGGCTTTAAATTTGTCGGTTCAACCATCTGTTACGCCTTTATGCAGGCCTGCGGGCTGGTAAATGACCATATCATCACCTGCTTCCGTCATCCTGTTAATCAGCGGTACTGA
- the dnaT gene encoding primosomal protein DnaT — protein sequence MSVKILTSTVIGLDAFRQDPIGALSAASAGAIAVFDNNAPVLYAVTPDRLAQLLALEAAAKQPQSDVTLDEQLYNDALTHPVAVPLGKFMMYPGWRPDADFQRQAAIWGIALSEPVTPAELAAFITWWQADGRPFHHMQWQQKLARSVQQSRAVNGSRAQRDVNQLPEPDHTIPDGFRGE from the coding sequence ATGTCTGTCAAGATTTTAACCTCCACTGTCATTGGCCTCGACGCGTTTCGCCAGGATCCGATCGGCGCGCTTTCCGCGGCCAGTGCGGGCGCGATCGCCGTGTTCGATAATAATGCGCCGGTGCTGTATGCGGTAACTCCTGACCGGCTGGCGCAGCTTCTGGCGCTTGAGGCGGCGGCAAAGCAGCCGCAAAGCGATGTCACGTTGGATGAACAGCTGTATAACGATGCGCTGACTCATCCGGTTGCGGTGCCGCTGGGAAAATTTATGATGTATCCTGGCTGGCGACCGGACGCCGACTTTCAGCGCCAGGCCGCCATTTGGGGCATAGCGCTCAGCGAACCGGTGACGCCCGCCGAGCTGGCCGCCTTTATTACCTGGTGGCAGGCGGATGGACGTCCTTTCCATCACATGCAGTGGCAGCAGAAACTGGCGCGCAGCGTCCAGCAGAGCCGGGCGGTTAACGGCAGCAGAGCGCAGCGCGATGTTAATCAGCTGCCTGAACCCGATCATACGATCCCTGATGGTTTCCGAGGTGAATAA
- the dnaC gene encoding DNA replication protein DnaC: MKTPAELFNRLQRMMPAHIKPKFQNGEELLAWNQEQGRQRSEAIARENRAMKMQRILGRSGIRELHMNCSFDNYRVENEGQRKALEQARRYADEFDHSIASFVFSGRPGTGKNHLAAAIGNHLILRGKSVLIVTVADLMSIIKGTFSGDSDRTEEHLLHDFSTVDLLVIDEIGMQTESRYEKVIINQIVDRRSSSKRPTGMLTNLDHSNMVKLLGERVMDRMRLGQSLWVNFNWDSHRGRITGNEY; encoded by the coding sequence ATGAAAACGCCCGCTGAGTTATTTAACCGTCTGCAACGAATGATGCCGGCCCATATCAAGCCAAAATTTCAGAATGGCGAAGAGCTGCTGGCCTGGAACCAGGAGCAGGGCCGTCAGCGATCGGAGGCGATTGCGCGTGAAAACCGGGCGATGAAAATGCAGCGTATTCTCGGCCGCTCCGGTATCCGCGAACTGCATATGAACTGTTCGTTCGATAACTATCGGGTGGAAAACGAAGGGCAGCGTAAAGCGCTGGAGCAGGCGCGCCGCTATGCTGATGAGTTTGATCACAGCATCGCCAGCTTTGTCTTTTCCGGCCGTCCCGGCACTGGGAAAAATCATCTGGCGGCGGCGATCGGCAACCATCTAATCCTGCGGGGTAAAAGCGTATTGATCGTCACGGTCGCCGACCTGATGTCGATCATTAAAGGCACCTTTAGCGGTGACAGCGACCGCACGGAAGAGCATCTGCTGCATGATTTCAGTACCGTCGATCTGCTGGTGATTGATGAAATCGGCATGCAGACCGAATCACGCTATGAAAAGGTGATTATCAACCAGATCGTGGACCGCCGCTCCTCCTCGAAACGCCCGACCGGCATGCTGACCAACCTCGATCACAGCAATATGGTTAAGCTGTTAGGCGAGCGCGTTATGGACCGCATGCGTCTGGGGCAAAGTCTGTGGGTGAATTTCAACTGGGACAGCCATCGCGGACGCATTACCGGCAACGAATATTAA
- a CDS encoding MFS transporter: MASPAESLLQHRSFVAFWLARTCSSFGFQMLSIIVGWQIYAITGKAFYLGLIGLVQFLPSVTLALWAGHIADQRDRRRIVFFSQLVEWLAIVALTLLTLLHHSEVWTILALVFVLSVAKVMEAPAMQSMLPALVPPSLLARATAASAVGGQAAMIMGPALGGLLYVAGASVVYMLTAVLYLISIVMVSRLRYEQAQPPRTPATLSTLFAGVRFIRERPDVLGVISLDLFAVLLGGATALLPIYAHDILHTGPLGLGLLRAAPAVGALLVGFWLSHRSLERHVGMIMFICVAGFGAATLVFALSTWFWLSMLALFATGGFDMVSMVIRGALVQLDTPDEMRGRVNAVNSIFINTSNQLGEFESGMLAAWLGVVPAAAIGGIGTLVVVGLWMHWFPGLRRRQRLENEVA, translated from the coding sequence ATGGCTTCACCTGCTGAATCGCTGTTACAGCATCGCTCGTTTGTTGCGTTCTGGCTGGCGCGCACCTGCTCCAGCTTTGGCTTCCAGATGTTATCGATCATTGTCGGCTGGCAAATTTATGCCATTACCGGTAAGGCTTTCTATCTTGGGCTGATCGGGTTGGTACAGTTTTTACCCTCCGTGACGCTGGCGCTGTGGGCGGGACATATCGCCGACCAGCGCGATCGCCGTCGTATCGTCTTTTTCTCCCAGCTGGTGGAGTGGCTGGCTATCGTGGCGTTAACGCTGTTAACCCTGCTGCATCACAGCGAAGTCTGGACTATCCTGGCGCTGGTGTTTGTGCTGTCGGTAGCGAAAGTGATGGAAGCGCCGGCGATGCAGTCCATGCTGCCAGCGCTGGTGCCGCCGAGCCTGCTGGCGCGAGCGACCGCCGCCAGCGCCGTCGGCGGCCAGGCGGCGATGATTATGGGACCGGCGCTGGGCGGCCTGCTCTATGTGGCGGGCGCGTCGGTGGTCTATATGCTTACCGCCGTGCTCTATTTGATCTCTATCGTGATGGTGAGCCGCCTGCGCTATGAGCAGGCTCAGCCGCCACGTACGCCCGCCACGCTTTCCACGCTGTTTGCCGGCGTGCGCTTTATCCGTGAACGTCCCGATGTATTGGGCGTTATCTCGCTGGATCTGTTTGCCGTGCTGCTTGGCGGTGCTACCGCGCTGTTGCCCATCTATGCGCACGATATTCTGCATACCGGCCCGCTTGGATTAGGACTGCTGCGCGCCGCGCCGGCGGTAGGCGCGCTGCTGGTCGGCTTCTGGCTCAGCCACCGCTCGCTGGAGCGTCATGTCGGCATGATTATGTTTATCTGCGTGGCGGGCTTTGGCGCGGCGACGCTGGTTTTCGCGCTCTCTACCTGGTTCTGGTTATCGATGCTGGCGCTGTTCGCCACTGGCGGCTTCGATATGGTCAGCATGGTGATCCGCGGCGCGCTGGTACAGCTTGATACGCCAGATGAGATGCGCGGACGCGTTAATGCGGTGAACTCGATATTTATCAATACCTCCAACCAGCTAGGGGAGTTTGAGTCGGGGATGCTGGCTGCCTGGCTGGGTGTGGTGCCTGCGGCGGCGATCGGCGGTATCGGCACGCTGGTGGTGGTGGGATTATGGATGCACTGGTTCCCGGGGCTGCGCCGTCGTCAACGTCTTGAAAACGAGGTGGCCTGA
- a CDS encoding bestrophin family protein, producing the protein MIVRPHQHWFFRLFVWHGSVLPDVLFRLSLNLMMSIIAVICFHWYERIGIHLTTAPFSLLGIAIAIFLGFRNNASYARYTEARQLWGALLITQRSLLRQVKSALNDEQQVLLFSKMLIAFAWSMKHQLRHTSPQEDLRRLVPAPWLAQVEASPQPTNRLLLCMGDWLGEQRRGGHLSDLLYTSIDANLNRLSDVLGGCDRIANTPIPFAYTLILHRTVYLFCTLLPFALVADLHYLTPLVSVFISYTFLSLESLAEELEDPFGTSANDLPLNALCNGIEIILCEMLDRPGPEKMRPDANCVLT; encoded by the coding sequence ATGATTGTTCGTCCCCATCAACACTGGTTCTTCCGTCTGTTCGTCTGGCACGGATCGGTGCTGCCGGATGTGTTATTCCGGCTGAGCCTGAACCTGATGATGTCCATCATCGCGGTGATCTGCTTTCACTGGTATGAGCGTATCGGTATTCATCTGACTACCGCGCCTTTCAGCCTGCTGGGCATCGCCATCGCTATCTTCCTCGGTTTTCGCAATAACGCCAGCTATGCGCGCTATACCGAAGCGCGCCAGCTGTGGGGCGCTCTGCTGATTACCCAGCGATCCCTGCTGCGTCAGGTCAAAAGCGCGTTAAACGATGAACAGCAGGTGCTGTTGTTTAGTAAGATGCTGATCGCCTTTGCCTGGAGCATGAAGCACCAGCTACGGCATACCAGCCCGCAGGAGGATTTACGCCGTCTGGTGCCGGCGCCCTGGCTGGCGCAGGTCGAGGCCAGCCCCCAGCCCACCAACCGTCTGCTGTTATGCATGGGCGACTGGCTGGGCGAGCAGCGCCGTGGCGGGCATCTCAGCGACCTGCTCTACACCAGCATTGATGCCAATCTCAACCGACTGTCGGATGTGCTGGGCGGCTGCGATCGTATCGCTAATACGCCAATACCCTTTGCCTATACGCTAATTTTGCACCGCACGGTCTATCTGTTTTGCACGCTGCTGCCGTTTGCGCTGGTGGCCGATTTGCATTATCTGACGCCGCTGGTCTCGGTGTTTATCTCCTATACCTTTCTGTCGCTGGAATCACTGGCGGAGGAGCTGGAAGATCCCTTTGGCACCTCGGCCAACGATTTGCCGCTTAACGCCCTGTGCAACGGCATCGAAATTATTTTATGTGAAATGCTCGATCGTCCGGGACCGGAAAAAATGCGTCCGGACGCTAACTGTGTGCTGACGTAG
- a CDS encoding methyl-accepting chemotaxis protein, with protein sequence MSGLSAVVAGFNNWSVGKKLTSGFILVLLITVGIAAAGIKGFANIRTDTQKQQIVVQMVQALNQGRLNRTLYQYTGESRYSDENARALQQLQQLGQSLYQFNWHPEGKAKLDTVKQGIEGYLAQREIFVGTVNQRSALLKEMDINTLADYGHSSEALNRQAGVDVGIALAASRLDAAIQQTLKAWPDFIAKPDETQKANMINKLSAVAEQAELLKNQQPGGENGWVAGLILDTARLSAALNNYQAAFTVQEKQSAELTATAGKLNAAVTDLYQAQLVNVIDAISEANVIMYGAAVLGVLAGLIIAWRITRNITQPLRETLLVANKIAAGDLTAQIDTQRGDEPGLLMQAVGRMNQNLKEIIVQVRQGVDNVARASAEIAAGNIDLSSRTEEQSAAVVQTAASMEQLTSTVKQNAENAHQASSLAQEASQNAGRGGKIVQEVVVTMEEISTSSRKIADIINVINGIAFQTNILALNAAVEAARAGEQGRGFAVVAGEVRSLAQRSATAAREIEALISQAGEKVNNGSQLVSSAGQAMEDIVRSVSQVSSIMHEIAHASEEQSRGILQIGQAMTEMDTTTQQNAALVEESSAAASSLEEQAKQLEQTVAVFKTASQGLADRSPVTQPARYVVASKPQPVSAAAGGWEQF encoded by the coding sequence ATGAGCGGTTTGTCGGCGGTAGTGGCAGGTTTCAATAACTGGAGCGTGGGTAAAAAATTGACCTCCGGCTTTATTCTGGTGCTGTTGATAACGGTTGGGATTGCCGCAGCCGGTATTAAAGGTTTTGCCAATATCCGGACGGATACGCAAAAGCAGCAAATTGTCGTACAAATGGTGCAGGCGCTTAATCAGGGCCGTCTTAACCGAACCCTTTATCAGTATACCGGCGAAAGCCGTTACAGTGATGAAAATGCGCGCGCTTTGCAGCAGCTGCAGCAGCTGGGTCAATCGCTTTATCAGTTTAACTGGCACCCGGAAGGGAAAGCGAAGCTGGATACGGTAAAGCAGGGAATAGAAGGTTACCTGGCGCAGCGAGAAATTTTTGTCGGCACGGTTAATCAGCGTAGCGCCCTGCTAAAAGAGATGGATATCAACACGCTGGCTGATTATGGCCACAGCAGTGAAGCGTTAAACCGTCAGGCAGGTGTTGATGTCGGCATTGCGCTGGCGGCCTCCCGTCTGGACGCGGCTATTCAGCAGACGTTAAAAGCCTGGCCCGACTTTATTGCTAAGCCGGATGAGACGCAGAAAGCGAATATGATCAATAAACTCAGCGCGGTAGCCGAGCAGGCCGAGCTGCTGAAAAATCAGCAGCCAGGCGGTGAGAACGGCTGGGTTGCGGGTTTAATTCTGGATACGGCGCGCCTGAGCGCGGCGTTGAATAACTACCAGGCGGCGTTTACCGTTCAGGAGAAGCAGTCAGCGGAGTTGACCGCCACGGCGGGCAAACTGAATGCGGCGGTAACCGATCTCTATCAGGCGCAGTTGGTGAACGTCATTGACGCCATTAGCGAGGCCAATGTCATTATGTATGGTGCTGCCGTGTTGGGCGTACTGGCCGGATTGATTATCGCCTGGCGCATCACCCGTAATATTACCCAGCCGCTACGTGAAACGTTGCTGGTAGCGAATAAAATTGCCGCGGGCGATTTGACGGCGCAGATCGATACGCAGCGCGGCGATGAGCCGGGGCTGCTGATGCAGGCGGTAGGGCGAATGAACCAGAACCTGAAAGAGATTATCGTTCAGGTGCGTCAGGGCGTGGATAACGTGGCGCGCGCTTCAGCGGAAATCGCCGCCGGGAACATCGATCTCTCTTCACGTACTGAAGAGCAATCGGCAGCGGTGGTACAAACGGCGGCCAGTATGGAGCAGCTAACCTCCACTGTGAAACAGAATGCGGAAAATGCTCATCAGGCCAGCAGCCTGGCGCAAGAAGCCTCGCAGAATGCCGGGCGCGGCGGCAAAATCGTGCAGGAAGTGGTGGTGACGATGGAAGAGATCAGCACCAGCTCACGCAAAATCGCTGACATCATTAACGTGATTAACGGTATTGCTTTCCAGACCAATATCCTGGCCTTGAACGCGGCGGTAGAAGCGGCGCGCGCCGGTGAACAGGGACGCGGCTTTGCCGTGGTCGCGGGTGAAGTACGCAGTCTGGCGCAGCGCAGCGCGACGGCGGCGCGTGAAATCGAAGCCTTGATCAGTCAGGCGGGCGAGAAGGTAAATAATGGTTCGCAGCTGGTCAGCAGTGCTGGTCAGGCCATGGAAGATATCGTGCGTTCGGTCTCCCAGGTGAGCAGCATCATGCATGAGATCGCTCATGCTTCTGAAGAGCAGAGCCGGGGTATTCTGCAAATCGGCCAGGCGATGACGGAAATGGACACCACGACGCAGCAGAACGCCGCGTTGGTGGAAGAATCTTCTGCCGCGGCCTCTTCGCTGGAAGAGCAGGCGAAGCAGCTGGAACAGACGGTAGCGGTATTTAAAACGGCGTCGCAGGGGCTGGCCGATCGCAGTCCTGTCACCCAACCGGCGCGCTACGTTGTTGCGTCGAAACCTCAGCCGGTGTCTGCCGCGGCAGGCGGCTGGGAGCAGTTCTGA
- the lldD gene encoding FMN-dependent L-lactate dehydrogenase LldD gives MIISSAKDYRAAAKAKVPPFLFHYADGGAYDEYTMRRNSEDLAQIALRQRILRNMSSLSLETQLFGETLSMPVALAPVGLCGMYARRGEVQAARAADKKGIPFTLSTVSLCPIEEVAPAIQRPMWFQLYVLRDRGFMRNALERAQAAGCSTLVFTVDMPVPGARYRDAHSGMSGPNAAMRRYIQSALYPQWAWDVGLHGRPHDLGNISAYRGEPTRLEDYIGWLGNNFDPSISWRDLEWIRDFWKGPMVIKGILDPEDARDAVRFGADGIVVSNHGGRQLDGVLSSARALPAIADAVKGELAILADGGVRSGLDVVRMIALGADTVLLGRAFLYALAAAGEAGVTNLLNLVEKEMRVAMTLTGARSIAEITRESLVQAVSPMQPDALAKAVANG, from the coding sequence GTGATTATTTCATCCGCAAAAGATTACCGTGCCGCAGCCAAAGCGAAAGTACCGCCCTTTCTGTTTCACTACGCCGATGGCGGTGCCTATGACGAATATACGATGCGTCGTAACAGCGAAGACCTGGCGCAAATCGCCCTGCGCCAGCGAATTTTACGTAATATGTCTTCGCTGAGCCTGGAGACTCAGCTGTTTGGCGAAACTCTGTCGATGCCGGTGGCGCTGGCGCCGGTCGGCCTGTGCGGCATGTATGCGCGCCGCGGCGAAGTGCAGGCGGCCAGAGCAGCGGATAAAAAGGGCATACCCTTTACGCTTTCCACCGTTTCGCTTTGTCCAATAGAGGAGGTCGCGCCGGCGATCCAGCGTCCAATGTGGTTTCAGCTGTATGTACTGCGCGATCGCGGCTTTATGCGCAATGCGCTGGAGCGGGCGCAGGCGGCAGGCTGTTCAACGCTGGTCTTTACCGTGGATATGCCGGTGCCGGGCGCACGCTACCGCGATGCCCACTCCGGCATGAGCGGCCCAAATGCGGCCATGCGCCGCTATATTCAGTCAGCGCTTTATCCACAGTGGGCCTGGGATGTGGGGCTGCACGGCCGCCCGCACGATCTGGGCAATATTTCCGCTTATCGCGGCGAGCCAACCAGGCTGGAGGATTATATTGGCTGGCTGGGCAATAATTTTGACCCGTCGATCTCGTGGCGCGATCTGGAATGGATACGCGATTTCTGGAAAGGCCCGATGGTGATTAAAGGCATCCTCGATCCGGAAGATGCGCGTGATGCGGTGCGCTTCGGCGCGGATGGTATTGTGGTGTCTAACCACGGCGGACGACAGCTGGATGGCGTGCTCTCATCGGCGCGGGCGCTGCCGGCCATTGCTGACGCGGTGAAGGGTGAGCTGGCGATTCTCGCCGATGGCGGCGTGCGCAGCGGGCTGGATGTGGTGCGCATGATTGCGCTGGGCGCGGATACGGTTTTGTTGGGCAGGGCGTTTCTCTATGCGCTGGCGGCAGCGGGCGAAGCCGGGGTGACTAATCTGCTGAACCTGGTGGAAAAAGAGATGCGTGTAGCGATGACCCTCACCGGTGCGCGTTCGATTGCGGAAATTACCCGTGAATCACTGGTACAGGCGGTATCGCCCATGCAGCCGGATGCGCTGGCGAAAGCGGTAGCCAACGGTTAA
- the lldR gene encoding transcriptional regulator LldR — protein sequence MDDPLMADEIRLADRLAQQLRQFIAEQQLQPGARLPAERQLAQQLAVSRSSLREGLQKLISEGVLISRRGGGNFVARQRDDWSSTRLVMPLSTLLTDDPGYRYDVLEARIAIESSTAWHAARRATLEDKAHIRRCCEMMQQVSDRDDPDLAAHSDVRFHLAIAEAAHNLVLLQAMRGLFDLLQSSVMQSRQRMYTAPEIFRQLAVQHEAICQAIIAGDADRARSVTIHHLEFVDATMRNLHEEEARRARSMRIPDSKRGQP from the coding sequence ATGGATGATCCCCTGATGGCGGATGAAATCAGGCTGGCCGATCGCCTGGCGCAGCAGCTACGTCAGTTTATCGCCGAACAACAGCTGCAGCCTGGCGCAAGGCTGCCCGCAGAGCGTCAGCTGGCGCAGCAGCTGGCCGTTTCGCGTTCGTCGCTGCGCGAAGGGTTACAAAAATTAATTAGCGAAGGAGTACTGATTAGCCGACGCGGCGGCGGCAATTTTGTCGCCAGGCAGCGTGACGACTGGTCGTCAACCCGGCTGGTTATGCCGCTTAGTACGTTACTGACTGACGATCCGGGTTACCGTTATGACGTGCTGGAAGCCCGCATCGCCATTGAATCCAGTACCGCCTGGCATGCGGCCCGACGCGCCACGCTGGAAGATAAAGCGCACATTCGGCGCTGCTGCGAAATGATGCAGCAGGTCAGCGACCGTGATGATCCCGATCTGGCAGCCCATTCTGACGTGCGTTTTCATCTGGCGATCGCCGAGGCGGCGCACAATCTGGTGCTGTTGCAGGCGATGCGCGGCCTGTTTGATTTATTGCAGTCGTCAGTGATGCAGAGCCGCCAGCGTATGTATACCGCGCCGGAAATTTTCCGCCAGTTGGCGGTGCAACATGAGGCGATTTGTCAGGCCATTATCGCTGGCGACGCCGATCGCGCGCGCAGCGTAACTATCCATCATCTTGAATTTGTCGACGCCACCATGCGTAACCTGCATGAAGAAGAGGCGCGACGGGCGCGCAGTATGCGCATTCCGGACAGTAAGCGAGGACAACCGTGA